In Diadema setosum chromosome 19, eeDiaSeto1, whole genome shotgun sequence, a genomic segment contains:
- the LOC140242234 gene encoding CTP synthase 1-like produces MKYILVSGGVISGIGKGVIASSIGMLLKACGLRVTSIKIDPYLNIDAGTFSPYEHGEVFVLDDGGEVDLDLGNYERFLDITLHRDNNITTGKIYQHVINKERKGDYLGKTVQVVPHITNAIQEWVERVAKIPVDGDEQEPEICIIELGGTIGDIEGMPFVEAFRQFQFRVKQDFLCIHVSLVPQPKSTGEQKTKPTQASIRELRSLGLSPDLIVCRSHNPVADGIKEKISMFCHVPPEQVICVHDCTSVYRVPLLLEEQGLINFFRSRLSLQFRRRPKAVLSKWRELAHRFESPSKQVSIVLVGKYTKLEDSYISVTKALNHAALACRHKLNLTYIEADDLEQEVMKSDPVRYHEAWQKLCSADGVLVPGGFGGRGIEGKVAAANWARVNKKPYLGVCLGLQVAVIEFARNVLGWEDAHSEEFDPKSTHHVVVEMPEHNTGQMGGTMRLGKRTTLFKSEESVMRTLYNKMDHVEERHRHRYEVNPSCVEKFENHGMKFVGQSEDGQRMEIMELADHPYFVGVQYHPEYISRPMKPSPPYLGLILQSIGRLNQYIARGCRLSPRSSLSDNESSDTEEEMVFLTENAKHLQYGVTP; encoded by the exons ATGAAGTACATCCTTGTTTCGGGAGGCGTGATCAGCGGCATCGGCAAGGGGGTTATCGCCAGCAGTATCGGCATGCTCCTGAAGGCCTGCGGACTGAGGGTGACGTCGATTAAGATCGACCCGTACCTCAACATCGATGCAGGCACTTTCTCGCCGTACGAACACG GTGAGGTGTTTGTCTTGGACGACGGAGGTGAGGTTGATCTCGATCTGGGAAATTACGAGCGTTTCCTGGACATCACGCTTCACCGTGATAACAACATCACGACGGGAAAGATCTACCAACACGTCATCAACAAGGAACGCAAAGGGGACTACCTTGGAAAAACCGTTCAAG TTGTTCCACACATCACCAATGCCATTCAGGAGTGGGTGGAGCGTGTTGCTAAGATACCGGTTGATGGTGATGAGCAGGAACCGGAAATCTGCATCATTGAG CTTGGTGGAACCATTGGAGACATAGAGGGCATGCCCTTTGTAGAGGCCTTCCGTCAGTTCCAGTTCCGGGTCAAACAGGACTTCCTCTGCATCCATGTCAGTCTGGTGCCGCAGCCCAAGTCCACCGGCGAGCAAAAGACTAAACCCACTCAGGCCAGCATTAGGGAGCTGAGGAGTCTGGGGCTGTCCCCTGACCTG ATTGTGTGTCGCAGTCATAATCCGGTAGCCGATGGAATCAAGGAGAAAATCTCAATGTTCTGTCACGTTCCACCAGAACAG GTGATTTGCGTGCATGACTGCACATCTGTCTACCGTGTACCCCTCCTGCTGGAAGAGCAGGGGCTCATCAACTTTTTCCGCTCCCGGCTCAGCCTGCAGTTCCGGCGGAGACCAAAAGCTGTGCTCTCAAAGTGGAGGGAGCTAGCTCACAG ATTCGAGTCGCCGTCCAAACAGGTGTCTATCGTTCTGGTTGGCAAGTACACCAAGTTGGAGGACTCGTACATATCTGTCACCAAGGCACTCAATCATGCTGCCCTCGCCTGTCGACACAAGCTCAACCTCACA TACATTGAGGCCGATGACTTGGAACAGGAGGTGATGAAATCTGACCCAGTCCGCTACCATGAAGCTTGGCAGAAGTTGTGTAGTGCAGA TGGAGTCCTTGTGCCTGGAGGTTTTGGAGGAAGGGGAATTGAGGGGAAGGTAGCAGCAGCAAACTGGGCGAGAGTCAATAAGAAACCTTATCTCG GGGTGTGTCTGGGTCTCCAAGTGGCCGTCATCGAGTTTGCAAGGAACGTCCTGGGTTGGGAGGATGCACACTCGGAGGAGTTTGATCCCAAGTCAACACATCATGTG GTGGTTGAGATGCCGGAGCACAACACTGGCCAGATGGGTGGGACCATGCGGCTGGGAAAGAGGACCACGCTCTTCAAGTCAGAGGAGTCCGTCATGC GAACTCTCTACAACAAGATGGACCATGTGGAAGAGAGACACAGGCATAGATATGAG GTGAATCCCAGCTGTGTTGAGAAGTTCGAGaatcatggcatgaaatttgttGGGCAGAGCGAAGACGGCCAGAGAATGGAGATTATGGAGCTGGCAG ACCACCCATACTTTGTCGGCGTCCAGTACCACCCAGAGTACATCTCGCGGCCGATGAAGCCCTCTCCCCCGTACCTGGGCCTCATCCTTCAATCCATCGGTCGGCTCAACCAGTACATCGCCCGGGGCTGCCGCCTCTCACCCCGCAGCTCGCTGAGCGACAACGAGTCGTCCGACACGGAGGAGGAGATGGTCTTTCTGACGGAGAATGCCAAGCACCTTCAGTACGGGGTGACACCGTGA